The following proteins come from a genomic window of Deltaproteobacteria bacterium:
- a CDS encoding cation:proton antiporter, with protein MVLLFELSLVLTAAKIGGLGARAVRLPAVLGELMAGVVLGNLSLLGIGFLGEIRHDPSLATLAELGVILLMFEVGVESTVPDLMRVGRSALLVALVGVVAPFLLGFGTVRFFFSDFSLWVDVFLGATLCATSVGISARVLKDLGRVKTPEGRTILGAAVVDDVLGLVILAVVVALIGSSGSSGPAGAPAIWQKIATIVLKAFGFLVVGTLLGVVFSKGLYRWAAGLQVRGMLLTLSLTLCFAFAFLAHEFGLAPIVGAFSAGLILEPEHSRFFAHQEESLEHLLIPLSTLFVPIFFLHMGMQVDVAALFSLRAVVVGLVLSAAAVAGKMACAAGVLSPEENIDRWTVALGMVPRGEVGLIFAGLGAGLKVGGVPLLDATLYAAIIVMVFITTAITPPLLTRRLGRMEEARFDTR; from the coding sequence TCTTTGAACTCTCCCTGGTTCTCACGGCAGCCAAGATCGGCGGCCTGGGAGCGCGGGCTGTTCGGCTTCCAGCCGTCCTCGGGGAGCTTATGGCAGGCGTGGTCCTGGGAAACCTGTCTCTCCTTGGAATAGGTTTTCTTGGAGAGATCCGGCACGATCCCAGTCTGGCCACTCTGGCGGAACTCGGGGTTATTCTGCTGATGTTCGAGGTCGGGGTGGAGAGCACGGTTCCGGATTTGATGCGGGTGGGAAGGAGCGCTCTGCTCGTGGCTCTGGTGGGTGTCGTCGCTCCATTTCTGCTCGGTTTCGGCACCGTGAGGTTCTTCTTCTCCGATTTTTCGCTCTGGGTGGACGTGTTCCTGGGGGCCACCCTCTGCGCCACGAGTGTGGGAATCAGTGCCCGGGTCCTTAAGGATCTCGGGAGGGTCAAGACGCCGGAGGGGCGAACAATACTGGGAGCAGCCGTCGTGGACGACGTCCTTGGCCTGGTCATCTTAGCCGTGGTGGTGGCCCTGATCGGTTCCTCGGGTTCGTCCGGCCCGGCCGGGGCACCTGCAATCTGGCAGAAGATAGCGACCATCGTGCTGAAGGCCTTCGGATTCCTCGTGGTGGGGACGCTCCTGGGAGTTGTTTTCAGCAAGGGGCTTTACCGTTGGGCCGCTGGGCTCCAGGTCAGGGGGATGCTCCTCACCCTGTCGCTGACCCTGTGTTTCGCCTTTGCCTTCCTTGCGCATGAGTTCGGGCTTGCCCCCATCGTCGGAGCTTTTTCCGCCGGACTCATCCTGGAACCGGAACACTCCCGTTTTTTCGCCCACCAGGAGGAAAGCCTGGAGCATCTGCTCATCCCTTTGTCCACCCTCTTTGTGCCGATTTTTTTCCTCCACATGGGCATGCAGGTAGACGTAGCGGCCCTCTTCTCCCTGAGAGCCGTGGTTGTGGGACTCGTGCTCTCAGCAGCCGCTGTTGCAGGGAAGATGGCCTGCGCGGCCGGGGTCCTGTCACCCGAGGAGAACATAGACCGGTGGACCGTCGCTCTCGGCATGGTTCCACGGGGGGAGGTGGGGTTGATCTTTGCCGGCCTCGGAGCGGGACTCAAGGTCGGGGGCGTTCCCCTCTTGGACGCCACCCTCTATGCCGCCATCATCGTCATGGTCTTTATCACAACGGCCATTACGCCTCCTCTTCTTACCAGGAGGCTCGGCAGGATGGAGGAGGCCCGTTTCGACACCCGGTGA
- a CDS encoding FadR family transcriptional regulator: MRIEPFDSKTRVEMIVEKFKDLIISGELRPGDKLPAEVDLAQKLGTSRTPVREAIKILAALGVLEVKRGDGTYLCDTLKPSAINPLVFHLISRRGTPHELWELRVSFEKLQIKLAAEKRTENDLSTIRQILSETEKLIAAKNRNVERFVQADLHFHLSILAATHNNLVKKIGELILDLYRPTIEDVHNDEERSKLTHKLHKQVYECIEKKDVSGVDRLVDEIHSDQMPFWKSIHGTY; encoded by the coding sequence ATGAGAATCGAACCTTTTGACAGCAAGACTCGAGTCGAGATGATTGTTGAAAAATTCAAAGACCTCATCATCAGTGGGGAACTGCGTCCTGGTGACAAGCTTCCGGCCGAGGTGGACTTGGCACAGAAGCTGGGTACGAGCAGGACTCCGGTTCGAGAAGCTATCAAGATATTGGCGGCTCTGGGTGTGCTGGAAGTGAAAAGGGGTGACGGAACATACCTGTGCGATACTCTAAAGCCATCGGCCATAAATCCCCTGGTTTTTCATCTCATCTCCAGGCGAGGTACTCCACACGAATTATGGGAACTGAGGGTTTCTTTTGAGAAGCTCCAAATAAAGCTGGCGGCGGAAAAAAGGACAGAGAACGACTTGTCGACTATAAGGCAGATTCTGTCAGAGACGGAGAAATTGATTGCCGCCAAGAATCGTAATGTTGAGAGATTCGTCCAGGCCGACCTGCACTTCCATCTATCGATCCTGGCAGCTACCCATAACAACCTGGTCAAGAAGATAGGCGAGTTGATCCTGGATCTGTACAGGCCAACCATTGAAGACGTGCATAATGACGAGGAGAGGAGCAAACTCACTCATAAGCTCCATAAGCAGGTATATGAATGCATAGAAAAGAAAGACGTGTCGGGCGTGGATAGACTCGTCGATGAAATCCACTCCGATCAGATGCCCTTCTGGAAGTCGATTCACGGTACTTATTGA
- a CDS encoding TRAP transporter large permease: protein MAFLILGLFLAFLLIVNTPIGFALGICSLLQLILKGSYSLIVAPQKIYNGIDSFPLLAIPFFLLAASLMTEGGLTPRIIAIFNAMFGWIRGSLAITNIGVSMFFAGVSGSAVADTSSVGAVLIPAMNDEGYEPPFSAAVTASSSICGPIIPPSIPLIIYGVVARVSIFGLFLGGAIPGLILGLSLIAIAYVISRIRKYHKYHEFSFSEVFETLKNGIWALIMPIILVGGIIGGVFTVTELAAVTAVYAFVVGFFVYREIRLSRLLDIFVRVSIDSAVIMIIVGLSNIFAFSLTIEHIPEAFSAFITSITSNRIVLLVLINIIVLIAGMFIDSTPATIILVPILLPLAQSLGISPLHFGVILVFNLMMGLLTPPVCLCLMISAKIARCGLWPAMRESIPFFLVMVVILFLLTFFPPLAEYLPSLVFG, encoded by the coding sequence ATGGCGTTCTTGATACTTGGCCTGTTCTTGGCCTTCTTACTGATAGTCAACACCCCTATCGGATTTGCCCTCGGAATATGTTCGCTGCTCCAGCTCATCCTCAAGGGCAGCTATTCCCTGATCGTAGCCCCACAGAAGATTTACAACGGCATAGACTCTTTTCCCCTGCTGGCCATTCCCTTTTTCCTACTCGCCGCCTCTCTGATGACCGAAGGGGGATTGACCCCCCGCATCATCGCGATTTTCAACGCCATGTTCGGATGGATAAGGGGGAGCCTGGCGATCACGAATATCGGGGTGAGCATGTTCTTTGCCGGCGTTTCGGGATCTGCCGTCGCCGATACCAGCTCTGTCGGCGCCGTGCTTATTCCAGCCATGAACGACGAGGGGTATGAACCGCCTTTCAGCGCTGCGGTAACCGCTTCATCATCGATTTGTGGGCCAATAATCCCACCGAGCATTCCACTAATAATCTATGGCGTCGTGGCAAGGGTATCCATTTTCGGCCTCTTCCTTGGAGGAGCTATTCCGGGCCTCATCCTGGGTCTGAGTCTCATCGCAATCGCATATGTTATATCGAGGATTCGAAAGTACCACAAGTATCACGAATTCTCTTTTTCAGAAGTTTTCGAGACCCTGAAAAATGGGATCTGGGCACTGATAATGCCGATTATTCTTGTTGGGGGAATAATCGGAGGTGTCTTTACCGTAACAGAACTGGCCGCAGTAACTGCCGTATATGCCTTTGTTGTGGGTTTCTTTGTCTACAGGGAAATAAGGCTTTCCCGTTTATTGGATATTTTTGTGAGAGTAAGCATAGACAGCGCGGTGATAATGATAATCGTCGGCCTGAGTAACATCTTCGCTTTTTCTCTCACAATTGAACACATTCCCGAAGCTTTTTCGGCATTTATCACTTCAATTACCAGTAATAGGATAGTATTGCTTGTCCTGATAAACATAATCGTTTTGATAGCCGGTATGTTTATCGATTCTACTCCCGCCACCATCATTTTGGTCCCGATACTGTTGCCCCTGGCACAAAGCCTGGGGATTTCTCCTCTTCACTTCGGTGTGATCCTTGTTTTCAATTTGATGATGGGGTTGCTGACACCTCCGGTCTGTTTGTGTTTGATGATTTCGGCAAAAATCGCAAGATGCGGCCTGTGGCCCGCGATGCGTGAAAGCATCCCCTTCTTCCTGGTCATGGTCGTGATCTTGTTCTTGCTCACGTTTTTTCCCCCACTGGCAGAATACCTGCCGTCTCTGGTATTTGGCTGA
- a CDS encoding TRAP transporter small permease: MRLLRYYKSFSENLYLGSKYAVALLLAGTVTCIFFQVIFRYVFDSPLTWSEELSRIFFVWMCLIGSGIASRNIEHMSIDVFVKKFPVQWQRVLGIFISGILVIFMVIVIIYGLKLVVVTKTQISSGTRIPVSFLYLSVPVGFGLMLLYTLEAMMNLLTES; this comes from the coding sequence ATGAGGTTGTTGAGATACTACAAGTCATTTTCAGAAAATCTCTATCTGGGATCAAAGTATGCAGTCGCTCTCCTTCTGGCAGGAACAGTTACCTGTATATTCTTTCAAGTGATATTTAGATACGTCTTCGATTCTCCCTTGACATGGTCCGAAGAACTGTCGAGAATCTTCTTTGTTTGGATGTGCTTGATTGGAAGCGGTATCGCTTCGAGAAACATAGAACATATGTCGATCGATGTGTTTGTCAAGAAATTCCCAGTACAATGGCAACGGGTTCTGGGCATATTCATTTCAGGAATACTAGTGATCTTCATGGTCATCGTCATCATCTATGGGCTCAAGCTGGTCGTTGTTACCAAAACCCAGATCAGCTCCGGAACTCGCATCCCTGTTTCGTTTCTGTATCTTTCCGTACCAGTCGGATTCGGTCTCATGTTGCTGTATACTCTTGAAGCAATGATGAACCTTCTCACTGAATCGTGA
- a CDS encoding TRAP transporter substrate-binding protein: protein MKIASKILIVAVAFAFATTFALSVDTPDSFAKPIKIRIGHVNQPGSLRARLTKLYTILAKQRLGDKVEFEIFGGGTLGGYKEMFEMVKTGSLECVAESIGTLEPWSPLGGIEAVPYLYRDLNDFRKFWRSPLAREFLDQLAKESGFVFIGVHWPGFKVLTTRKPVRTPEDLKAIKLRVPNMPTFISSWKAMGANVTPMAFVEVFSALQQGVIDGQNNTLSTSYDSGFGEVCKYIVLTDDTVEPLGWIYDAKYFSSLPADVQKGLKEAAAEAGHWHELSILLSNAEYIEKFKRQGCKIIVPDRKAFMEKAKNARYNPELQEWVEKIRQYMGT from the coding sequence AATCTTGATAGTCGCTGTTGCCTTTGCATTTGCCACGACCTTCGCGCTTTCGGTAGACACGCCGGATTCATTTGCAAAACCGATCAAGATCCGGATAGGCCATGTGAATCAACCGGGCAGCCTCCGTGCAAGGTTGACCAAACTTTACACTATCCTTGCAAAACAGAGACTGGGAGATAAGGTCGAATTCGAGATCTTTGGAGGCGGAACGCTCGGCGGCTACAAGGAAATGTTTGAAATGGTGAAGACCGGATCTCTCGAATGTGTGGCCGAAAGCATCGGGACCCTGGAACCATGGTCACCTCTGGGGGGCATAGAGGCGGTTCCTTACCTTTACAGGGATTTGAACGATTTCCGCAAGTTTTGGAGGAGTCCCCTTGCACGGGAATTTCTGGATCAGCTGGCCAAGGAGAGCGGGTTCGTTTTCATAGGGGTCCATTGGCCCGGCTTCAAGGTCCTGACCACTCGAAAGCCCGTCAGGACTCCAGAGGATCTGAAAGCGATAAAACTCCGGGTCCCGAACATGCCGACCTTCATAAGCTCCTGGAAAGCAATGGGGGCCAACGTAACGCCTATGGCGTTTGTCGAAGTCTTCTCGGCGCTGCAACAGGGGGTAATCGACGGACAGAACAACACACTTTCCACCTCCTATGACTCGGGATTCGGTGAGGTCTGCAAGTACATCGTCTTGACGGATGATACGGTTGAGCCGCTGGGCTGGATATATGACGCCAAGTATTTCAGCAGCCTCCCGGCAGACGTGCAAAAGGGGTTGAAAGAGGCCGCAGCCGAGGCCGGACACTGGCATGAACTCTCGATCCTGCTTTCCAATGCGGAGTATATAGAGAAGTTCAAGAGGCAGGGCTGTAAGATAATCGTGCCTGACCGGAAGGCTTTCATGGAAAAAGCCAAGAACGCGCGATATAATCCTGAACTCCAGGAATGGGTCGAGAAGATTCGACAATACATGGGAACCTAG